A DNA window from Paraclostridium bifermentans contains the following coding sequences:
- the priA gene encoding primosomal protein N', translating to MKRFAKVIVRNNSIYTDNLFTYEIPEFLSENIKIGHRVLVPFGIYNKPVEAFVFDIVSELDEDIKTKKVVDILDEEPIFSKDDISLIGWMRNKYLCTYIDCINLLYPKGYKLNNYKVLTLINDDLDNLSDSEMNLIKIIKENHGCIKLEKIKKVPNLNNLIYKLQKKNIINVKWEYKNHKNEKKDYIIDISKQINNIDRHILENKVRLGSKQKELIKFVQEKKPIELSKINDVFPSCRQSILKLEEKGLVCIEEIDLYRKPKEIYSVEDKKINLNEEQLNTVNIIKSEMFEENKKPYMIHGVTGSGKTEVYMEIIDYSLSQGLDSIVLVPEISLTPQTISRFKNKFGDIVGVFHSQLSEGEKHDVYKQIKEGKIRILIGARSALFAPFTSLGVIIIDEFHEGAYKSEKNPKFNSIDVAKYIANKRDVSLVLGSATPSVEEYFNALNGEYKLLEINQRANKKPMPKIEVVDMKEELMVGNKSIFSNKLKVEIQSALNYGNQVILFLNRRGFSNFVSCRKCGYVFTCENCDISLTYHKKNNTGKCHYCGYEKEIPKECPECKSKYIKPFGIGTQKIEEEIKLIFPNINVLRLDKDTTSRKGEFENILNDFKNKKADVLIGTQMLSKGLDFENVTLVGILSADMILKFPDFRSSETTFQLITQVAGRAGRSEKEGKVILQTYDTDHYAIRHAIKYDFKGFYEDEIKIRKAFEYAPFNNMISVVISGKDNAKVEKNARKMYDSLVYLLRERGISNLEFILGPNPCSISKINQNFRWQILFKDDDIEINLLKGIIKYICITKRDIVFDKDTNISIDINPYSVL from the coding sequence ATGAAGCGATTTGCAAAAGTGATAGTGAGAAATAACTCTATATACACTGACAATTTATTTACATATGAAATTCCAGAATTTTTAAGTGAAAATATAAAAATTGGGCATAGAGTACTAGTTCCTTTTGGAATTTATAATAAGCCAGTAGAAGCATTTGTATTTGATATTGTGAGCGAATTAGATGAAGATATAAAAACTAAAAAAGTAGTAGATATATTAGATGAAGAGCCGATTTTTTCAAAAGATGATATAAGCTTAATTGGATGGATGAGAAATAAATACTTATGTACTTATATAGATTGCATAAACTTATTGTATCCAAAAGGCTATAAGTTAAATAATTATAAAGTTTTAACACTTATAAATGATGATCTAGATAATTTAAGTGATAGTGAAATGAATTTAATAAAAATAATTAAAGAAAATCATGGATGTATAAAACTTGAAAAAATAAAGAAAGTACCCAATTTAAATAACTTAATATATAAACTACAGAAAAAAAATATTATAAATGTAAAATGGGAATACAAAAACCATAAAAATGAGAAAAAAGATTATATTATAGATATATCTAAACAAATAAACAACATAGACAGACATATACTGGAAAATAAGGTAAGGCTAGGAAGTAAACAAAAAGAACTTATTAAGTTTGTACAAGAAAAGAAACCTATTGAATTAAGTAAAATAAATGACGTATTCCCCTCATGTAGACAAAGTATATTAAAATTAGAAGAAAAAGGTCTTGTATGTATTGAAGAGATAGATTTATATAGAAAACCTAAAGAGATATATTCTGTAGAGGATAAAAAAATAAATTTAAATGAAGAACAATTAAATACAGTAAATATTATAAAAAGCGAAATGTTTGAAGAAAATAAAAAACCATATATGATACACGGAGTAACTGGCAGTGGAAAGACAGAAGTATATATGGAGATAATAGACTATTCCTTAAGTCAAGGGTTAGATAGTATTGTTTTAGTCCCAGAAATTTCACTAACACCACAGACTATATCAAGATTTAAAAATAAATTTGGAGACATAGTTGGAGTTTTTCATAGTCAGTTATCAGAAGGTGAAAAACATGATGTGTATAAACAGATAAAAGAGGGGAAAATAAGGATACTTATTGGGGCTAGATCGGCTTTATTTGCTCCATTTACAAGTCTTGGAGTTATAATTATAGATGAATTCCATGAAGGTGCGTATAAGTCTGAGAAGAATCCAAAGTTTAACTCTATAGATGTTGCTAAATATATAGCTAATAAAAGAGATGTTTCCTTAGTTTTAGGGTCAGCGACTCCATCTGTTGAGGAATATTTCAATGCATTAAATGGAGAATATAAATTATTAGAAATAAATCAAAGAGCAAATAAAAAGCCTATGCCTAAAATCGAAGTTGTAGATATGAAAGAAGAGCTGATGGTAGGTAATAAAAGTATATTTAGTAATAAGTTAAAAGTTGAAATACAAAGCGCTTTAAATTATGGAAATCAAGTTATATTATTTTTAAACAGAAGAGGATTTTCGAACTTTGTTTCTTGTAGAAAATGCGGATATGTATTTACTTGTGAAAATTGTGATATATCTCTTACATATCATAAAAAAAATAATACTGGAAAATGCCATTATTGTGGATATGAAAAAGAAATTCCAAAAGAATGTCCAGAGTGTAAAAGTAAATATATAAAACCATTTGGAATAGGAACTCAAAAAATAGAAGAAGAAATAAAGTTAATTTTTCCAAATATAAATGTATTAAGGTTAGATAAGGATACAACATCTAGAAAAGGTGAATTCGAAAACATACTAAATGATTTTAAAAATAAAAAAGCAGATGTGTTAATAGGTACTCAAATGCTTAGTAAAGGTTTGGATTTTGAAAATGTTACTTTGGTGGGAATTTTATCTGCAGATATGATTTTGAAATTCCCTGACTTTAGAAGTTCAGAAACTACATTCCAATTAATAACTCAAGTAGCAGGAAGAGCAGGGAGATCAGAAAAAGAAGGAAAAGTTATATTACAAACATACGATACTGATCATTATGCAATTAGACATGCTATAAAATATGATTTTAAAGGATTTTATGAAGATGAAATTAAAATAAGAAAAGCATTTGAATATGCTCCTTTTAATAATATGATTAGTGTTGTAATTAGTGGAAAAGATAATGCTAAAGTAGAGAAAAATGCTAGAAAAATGTATGATTCATTAGTATATCTACTAAGAGAACGAGGTATAAGTAATTTAGAGTTCATATTAGGGCCAAATCCTTGTTCTATAAGCAAGATAAATCAAAATTTTAGATGGCAAATACTATTTAAAGATGATGATATTGAAATTAATCTATTAAAGGGTATAATAAAATATATATGTATAACTAAGCGCGATATAGTTTTTGATAAGGATACAAACATATCAATAGATATAAACCCTTATAGTGTATTATAA
- the coaBC gene encoding bifunctional phosphopantothenoylcysteine decarboxylase/phosphopantothenate--cysteine ligase CoaBC, whose protein sequence is MLKDKTVVIGVCGGIAVYKACDLVSKLKKTGVNVHVIMTKSATEFVAPLTFQTLSQNYVVEDMFESPKTWDVEHISLAKKADVFVLAPATANVIGKVANGIADDMLTTTIMATKAKVLIAPAMNTNMYENPVVQRNIQTLKDLDYKFVEPESGRLACGDIGSGKLASVDTIFNSIIELLEIKKDLEGTSMIITAGPTVESIDPVRYITNRSTGKMGYSIAKKAIERGADVTLVSGPTNIVPPQNLKKFIQIESAEDMYNAVLENMDENQVIIKSAAVADYRPKEYSDNKIKKSDDDLSIRLDRTKDIALELGKIKNNKILVGFAAETNDLLENAKNKIQKKNLDFIVANDLTQDGAGFGVDTNIVKIIDREGVVQEHPKMKKEEVADVILDKIKTLLNK, encoded by the coding sequence ATGCTAAAAGATAAGACTGTTGTTATAGGCGTATGTGGAGGAATAGCTGTTTATAAGGCTTGTGACTTAGTTAGCAAGTTGAAAAAAACAGGTGTAAATGTACATGTAATAATGACTAAATCAGCAACAGAATTTGTAGCTCCGCTTACATTTCAGACATTAAGTCAAAACTATGTAGTTGAAGATATGTTTGAATCTCCAAAAACTTGGGATGTAGAACATATATCATTAGCTAAGAAAGCAGATGTATTTGTATTAGCTCCAGCTACTGCAAATGTTATAGGCAAAGTAGCTAATGGTATTGCAGATGATATGTTGACTACGACTATTATGGCTACAAAAGCAAAAGTTCTTATAGCTCCAGCTATGAATACTAATATGTATGAAAATCCTGTTGTACAAAGGAATATACAAACTTTAAAAGATTTAGATTATAAGTTTGTAGAACCAGAAAGCGGAAGATTAGCTTGTGGAGATATAGGATCAGGAAAACTTGCATCTGTTGATACTATTTTTAATAGTATAATTGAACTTTTAGAAATTAAGAAAGATTTAGAAGGAACTAGCATGATAATAACTGCTGGACCTACAGTTGAAAGTATTGATCCGGTAAGATACATAACGAATAGATCAACTGGAAAAATGGGATACTCTATAGCTAAAAAGGCAATAGAAAGAGGAGCGGATGTAACTTTAGTATCTGGGCCTACAAATATAGTTCCACCTCAGAATTTAAAGAAATTTATTCAAATAGAATCAGCGGAAGATATGTATAATGCTGTTTTAGAAAATATGGATGAAAATCAAGTTATTATAAAGAGCGCTGCAGTTGCAGATTATAGACCTAAGGAATACTCAGATAATAAAATAAAAAAATCTGATGATGATTTAAGCATAAGACTAGATAGAACTAAAGATATTGCTTTAGAATTAGGAAAAATAAAAAATAATAAGATTTTAGTTGGATTTGCAGCAGAAACTAATGATTTATTAGAAAATGCTAAAAATAAAATTCAAAAGAAAAATTTAGATTTTATCGTAGCAAATGACTTAACTCAAGATGGTGCTGGATTTGGTGTTGATACCAATATAGTTAAGATTATAGATAGAGAGGGTGTTGTACAAGAACATCCTAAAATGAAAAAAGAAGAGGTAGCAGATGTTATCTTAGACAAAATAAAAACTCTATTAAACAAATAA
- the rpoZ gene encoding DNA-directed RNA polymerase subunit omega — MIKPSINEVLNQIDNRYYLVVTVAKRSRELIDGATPYVPTTKHQEIKPVTLATQEVADRKISFRKLTEEEIEIEEAKHLLAQTQNIIEE, encoded by the coding sequence ATGATAAAACCATCAATAAACGAGGTATTAAACCAAATAGATAATAGATACTACTTAGTAGTAACTGTAGCTAAAAGATCTAGAGAATTAATAGATGGAGCTACTCCATACGTTCCTACTACTAAGCATCAAGAAATAAAGCCTGTTACTTTAGCTACTCAAGAAGTTGCAGATAGAAAAATATCATTTAGAAAATTAACTGAGGAAGAAATAGAAATAGAAGAAGCTAAGCACTTATTAGCTCAAACTCAAAATATAATAGAGGAGTAA
- the gmk gene encoding guanylate kinase: MKRKGLLLVVSGPSGAGKGTICKEFLNNNEDVKLSVSATTRNPRDGEVDGVNYFFVTKDKFKSMIVNNELLEHAQIYDNFYGTPKAAILENLENGHDVVLEIEMQGARQIKEVYPEGVFIFILPPSLDELKNRIVGRGTETEEQINKRFSCAMDEICQIENYDYFIVNKDVKNSAQELEHIISAEKNKVYRYKDNIIKKFKEEL, encoded by the coding sequence ATGAAGAGGAAAGGTTTATTGCTAGTTGTTTCTGGACCGTCAGGAGCAGGAAAAGGAACTATATGTAAAGAATTTTTAAATAATAATGAGGATGTAAAGTTATCAGTTTCAGCTACTACAAGAAATCCAAGAGACGGTGAAGTAGACGGAGTTAACTATTTCTTTGTAACTAAAGATAAGTTTAAATCAATGATAGTTAATAATGAACTGTTAGAGCATGCTCAAATATATGATAATTTTTATGGTACGCCTAAAGCTGCAATTTTAGAAAATCTAGAAAATGGACATGACGTTGTTTTAGAAATAGAAATGCAAGGAGCTAGACAAATAAAAGAAGTTTATCCAGAAGGGGTATTCATATTTATACTTCCTCCATCTCTTGACGAACTTAAAAATAGAATAGTTGGAAGAGGAACAGAAACTGAAGAACAAATAAATAAAAGATTTAGTTGTGCAATGGATGAAATATGTCAAATAGAAAATTATGATTACTTTATAGTAAATAAAGATGTGAAAAATTCAGCTCAAGAATTAGAACATATAATATCAGCTGAAAAAAATAAAGTTTATAGATACAAAGATAATATAATAAAGAAATTCAAGGAGGAATTATAA
- the remA gene encoding extracellular matrix/biofilm regulator RemA — MSTNLINIGYGNVVMANKVVAIVSPESAPIRRLIQESKENGRLIDATYGRKTRAVIITDSQYIILSSVQPETVAHRFTDKDDNIEN; from the coding sequence ATGAGTACGAACCTTATAAATATAGGATATGGGAATGTAGTTATGGCTAACAAGGTAGTTGCTATAGTAAGTCCAGAATCAGCTCCTATAAGAAGATTAATACAAGAAAGCAAAGAAAATGGAAGATTAATTGATGCTACTTATGGTAGAAAGACTAGAGCAGTTATAATAACTGATAGTCAGTATATAATATTATCATCGGTACAACCAGAAACCGTAGCACATAGATTCACAGACAAAGATGATAATATAGAGAATTAG
- a CDS encoding YicC/YloC family endoribonuclease, whose protein sequence is MAISMTGFGRGEYKNDNYHFTVECRTINHKYVDINTRLPRKISFLEDKIRNVVKDYIKRGRVDLYIKLDLVGSEDVNLKFDEKLASEYVNILNNIKDTFNLQDDITVMNIAKFPDIIKSEEKEEDEDLLWLMLRDALNDCLVKLKDMRVEEGLKLANDIDMRCDLLKDYIEQIENYSYNVVNEYKEKLNGRIADILENPSLVDENRLAQEVAIYADKCSITEEIVRFKSHIIQLKKAIHKDESIGRKIDFLIQEMNRETNTIGSKSSDLNITNLVVEVKSELEKIREQIQNIE, encoded by the coding sequence ATGGCTATTAGTATGACAGGTTTTGGAAGAGGCGAATACAAAAATGATAACTATCATTTTACCGTAGAATGTAGAACTATAAACCATAAGTACGTAGATATAAACACACGTCTTCCTAGAAAAATATCTTTTCTAGAGGATAAAATAAGAAATGTAGTCAAAGATTATATAAAAAGAGGTAGAGTTGATTTATATATAAAACTTGACTTAGTAGGTAGTGAAGATGTAAACTTAAAATTTGATGAGAAGTTAGCTTCTGAGTATGTAAATATATTAAATAATATAAAAGACACATTTAACTTACAAGATGATATAACAGTTATGAATATAGCAAAATTCCCTGATATAATAAAAAGTGAAGAAAAAGAAGAAGATGAAGATTTATTATGGTTAATGCTAAGGGATGCATTAAATGACTGTTTAGTTAAGTTAAAAGATATGAGGGTTGAAGAAGGCTTAAAACTTGCTAATGATATAGATATGAGATGCGATTTGTTAAAAGATTATATTGAACAAATAGAAAACTACTCATATAATGTTGTTAATGAATATAAAGAAAAATTAAACGGCAGAATAGCTGATATTTTAGAAAACCCAAGTCTTGTAGATGAAAATAGATTGGCTCAAGAAGTTGCTATATATGCAGATAAATGCAGTATAACAGAAGAAATAGTAAGATTTAAAAGCCATATAATACAACTTAAAAAAGCTATACATAAAGATGAGTCTATAGGAAGAAAAATAGACTTTTTAATACAAGAGATGAACAGAGAAACTAATACTATAGGGTCGAAATCATCTGATTTAAATATAACTAATTTAGTTGTTGAAGTAAAAAGCGAACTAGAGAAAATAAGAGAACAGATACAAAACATAGAATAG
- the dapF gene encoding diaminopimelate epimerase: MNFWKLHGVGNDFIAIDGRFDNKDSNDYSDLAKKVCHRRFGVGADGLLVVKTSDISDVEMVYYNSDGSRANMCGNGLRCFCKFVYDNNIVKDTEFSVYTLDGIKKISLNIESEKNYTISVNMGKPNFNPKNIPVNTNKEVFIKEKLLIDNKEVEVSSILMGVPHTIVFVDELIKEDIYKYGKLIEENEIFPNKTNVNFVKIDDKDNIHVYTWERGCGYTLGCGTGMTASVILANYLGKTNEIVNVKSEGGSVRIELLDDVYMIGNAVKICEGTLEV; encoded by the coding sequence ATGAACTTCTGGAAATTACATGGAGTCGGAAATGATTTTATAGCAATTGACGGTAGGTTTGATAATAAAGATTCTAACGACTACTCAGATTTAGCTAAAAAAGTGTGTCATAGAAGATTTGGCGTTGGAGCTGATGGACTACTAGTAGTTAAAACCTCTGATATATCTGATGTAGAAATGGTATATTATAATTCTGATGGATCAAGAGCTAATATGTGTGGAAATGGATTAAGATGTTTTTGTAAGTTTGTGTATGACAATAACATAGTAAAAGATACAGAATTTAGTGTATACACACTTGACGGAATAAAAAAAATATCTTTAAATATAGAAAGTGAAAAAAATTATACTATAAGCGTAAATATGGGAAAACCAAATTTCAATCCAAAAAACATTCCAGTAAATACAAATAAAGAAGTCTTTATAAAAGAAAAGCTATTAATAGATAATAAAGAAGTAGAAGTAAGTTCAATTCTAATGGGAGTGCCACATACTATTGTATTCGTAGATGAACTTATAAAAGAAGATATATATAAATATGGAAAACTTATAGAAGAAAATGAAATTTTCCCAAATAAAACTAATGTTAATTTTGTTAAAATTGATGATAAAGATAACATACATGTATACACATGGGAAAGAGGATGCGGATATACTCTAGGATGTGGGACAGGTATGACAGCTTCTGTAATTTTAGCTAACTATTTAGGTAAAACTAATGAAATAGTTAATGTAAAATCAGAAGGCGGAAGCGTAAGGATAGAGCTTCTTGATGATGTATATATGATAGGAAATGCAGTTAAAATATGTGAAGGAACTTTGGAGGTATAG